The Mycolicibacterium mageritense genome contains a region encoding:
- the lnt gene encoding apolipoprotein N-acyltransferase codes for MAKDQSRPGNRFDRLRARPHDVTEVIPAVVDGEDDDIDDLDEELDHDIEGGLDEEPDLDDATAEQDTSEPAKTSARRAAMIAWATRFGRSVRDRIPQLSTAIGGGLLLWLSFPPVGWWFTAFGAFALLAWPLTRESTTRAGGFGYGFLFGLAFYVPLLPWISGLVGAFPWLALAAVESVFCGLFGLMAVVSRRLPGWPLWFAALWAVQEWLKSTVPFGGFPWGVVGFGQTDGPLLPIAWLGGAPLLSFAVVLVGFSLLVVAAEIVHWWHHGHKPGAPAPAVVLPGVCITVVLLVTALAAPQVRHSAAGAGNEQSVTVAAVQGNVPRLGLEFNAQRRAVLDNHVRETLRLAEDVRAGRAAQPMFVIWPENSSDIDPLANADASAQISTAAEAIKAPILVGGVVKADGYTPETPVANNTVIVWEPDHGPGERHDKQIVQPFGEYLPWRGFFRHLSSYADRAGYFVPGTGNGVVHAAGVPIGVTTCWEVIFDRAARESVLNGAQILAVPSNNATFDETMSAQQLAFGRLRAVEHDRYVVVAGTTGISAVIAPDGRELARTEWFQPAYLDTQVRLKSDLTPATRWGPIVQSLLVIVGIGALLGAILHNGGFVPRRFSSRRATTTGDDEGAK; via the coding sequence ATGGCTAAGGATCAGTCGCGGCCCGGCAACAGGTTCGACCGCCTGCGGGCCCGGCCGCACGATGTCACCGAGGTGATCCCTGCGGTCGTCGACGGCGAGGACGACGACATCGACGACCTCGACGAGGAACTCGACCACGACATCGAGGGCGGTCTCGACGAGGAACCCGACCTCGACGACGCGACGGCCGAGCAGGACACCTCGGAGCCCGCGAAGACCAGTGCCCGCCGAGCGGCGATGATCGCTTGGGCAACCAGGTTCGGCCGGTCGGTGCGCGACCGGATCCCGCAGTTGAGCACGGCCATCGGTGGCGGGCTGCTGTTGTGGCTGAGTTTCCCGCCGGTCGGCTGGTGGTTCACCGCCTTCGGTGCGTTCGCGTTGCTGGCGTGGCCGCTAACCCGCGAATCCACCACGCGTGCAGGCGGATTCGGTTATGGCTTCCTGTTCGGCCTGGCGTTCTACGTGCCGCTGTTGCCGTGGATCAGCGGACTGGTCGGCGCGTTCCCGTGGTTGGCGCTGGCCGCGGTGGAATCGGTCTTCTGCGGGCTGTTCGGACTCATGGCCGTGGTCAGCAGACGACTGCCCGGGTGGCCGTTGTGGTTCGCCGCGCTGTGGGCCGTACAGGAATGGCTCAAGTCCACCGTGCCGTTCGGTGGCTTCCCGTGGGGTGTGGTCGGCTTCGGCCAGACCGACGGGCCGCTCCTGCCGATCGCGTGGCTGGGCGGCGCACCGCTGCTGTCGTTCGCCGTGGTGCTGGTCGGGTTCAGCCTGCTCGTCGTGGCGGCCGAGATCGTGCATTGGTGGCATCACGGGCACAAGCCAGGAGCGCCGGCCCCGGCCGTCGTGCTTCCCGGGGTCTGCATCACCGTGGTGCTGCTCGTCACCGCTCTGGCCGCGCCGCAGGTGCGACACTCCGCCGCGGGTGCGGGCAACGAACAATCCGTCACGGTGGCCGCGGTGCAGGGCAACGTCCCGCGTCTGGGTCTGGAGTTCAACGCGCAACGCCGCGCGGTCCTCGACAACCACGTGCGGGAAACGCTGCGGCTGGCCGAGGATGTGCGGGCGGGCCGGGCCGCACAGCCGATGTTCGTGATCTGGCCCGAGAACTCGTCGGACATCGACCCGCTGGCCAACGCCGACGCCTCGGCGCAGATCAGCACGGCGGCCGAGGCCATCAAGGCGCCGATCCTGGTGGGCGGCGTCGTCAAGGCCGACGGCTACACGCCGGAAACCCCGGTCGCGAACAACACCGTGATCGTGTGGGAGCCCGACCACGGCCCCGGTGAGCGCCACGACAAGCAGATCGTGCAGCCGTTCGGTGAATACCTGCCCTGGCGCGGTTTTTTCCGCCATCTGTCGTCGTACGCGGACCGCGCCGGCTATTTCGTCCCCGGAACGGGCAACGGTGTCGTCCACGCAGCAGGCGTTCCCATCGGCGTCACGACATGCTGGGAGGTCATCTTCGACCGGGCCGCGCGGGAATCGGTGCTCAACGGCGCGCAGATCCTCGCGGTGCCCAGCAACAACGCGACGTTCGACGAGACGATGAGCGCGCAGCAACTGGCGTTCGGCAGGCTGCGGGCCGTCGAACACGACCGCTACGTGGTGGTTGCGGGCACCACCGGGATCAGCGCGGTGATCGCACCCGACGGTCGGGAGCTGGCCCGGACCGAATGGTTCCAGCCCGCCTACCTCGATACTCAGGTCCGATTGAAGTCCGATTTGACCCCGGCTACGCGTTGGGGTCCGATTGTGCAATCGTTACTGGTCATCGTCGGTATTGGGGCGTTGCTCGGGGCAATCCTGCACAATGGAGGGTTCGTGCCGAGAAGATTCAGTAGCCGCCGGGCCACAACCACCGGCGACGACGAAGGAGCAAAATGA
- a CDS encoding amidohydrolase, translating into MTTLLINGRIHSPSHPDATAFAVRDGVIAWLGSDDIGRSQFPEARVVDLDGGFVAPAFVDSHVHVTATGLNIDGLDLREATSLRHCLQLIAEYAHRHPDGPVWGHGWDESGWPERTAPTTDDLDAVLGERPAYLARVDVHSAAATTALRRQVPGLADATGFAPQQPLSADAHHLVRAAARNALTPRQRHAARVAALDHAAGLGIVAVHECAGPQIGGRDDWDELRAVEHGVEVVGYWGEAVADAEHAKALIAETGAHGLAGDLFVDGALGSRTAWLREPYTDAPHTCGNSYLDAGAITAHLQACTEAGIPAGFHVIGDAAVGAVVDAVATVVDRFGGPATARCGHRLEHLEMVDGDQAVRLGAAGVIASMQPNFDALWGGGDGMYAQRLGPDRVGRLNPLALLASEGVPLAFGSDSPVTGMNPWATVRAAIEHRTSGSAISARAAFAAATRGGWRACGVRDGITGTLVPGAAASYAIWDADGLEVSAPANAVQRWSTDPRSRVPALPRLTAGAQLPRCRRTVHRGVTIHG; encoded by the coding sequence TTGACGACACTACTGATCAACGGACGGATTCACAGTCCGTCCCATCCCGACGCCACCGCGTTCGCGGTCCGCGACGGCGTGATCGCGTGGCTGGGTAGTGACGACATCGGCCGGTCGCAGTTTCCCGAGGCCCGCGTCGTCGACCTCGACGGCGGCTTCGTCGCACCCGCGTTCGTCGACAGCCACGTCCACGTCACCGCCACCGGGCTCAACATCGACGGCCTAGACCTGCGGGAAGCCACGTCGCTGCGGCACTGCCTGCAGCTGATCGCCGAGTACGCGCACCGGCACCCGGACGGGCCCGTGTGGGGCCATGGCTGGGACGAGTCGGGCTGGCCCGAGCGCACCGCGCCGACCACCGACGACCTCGACGCCGTCCTGGGGGAGCGGCCCGCATATCTGGCGCGCGTCGACGTGCACTCGGCAGCGGCGACCACCGCGCTGCGCAGGCAGGTACCAGGTCTGGCCGACGCCACCGGATTCGCACCCCAACAGCCGCTGAGTGCCGACGCGCATCATCTGGTGCGGGCCGCGGCCAGGAACGCGCTGACACCGCGGCAGCGCCACGCGGCGCGGGTCGCCGCGCTCGACCATGCCGCAGGCCTCGGCATCGTCGCGGTACACGAATGTGCCGGACCGCAGATCGGCGGCCGCGACGACTGGGACGAGCTGCGCGCCGTCGAGCACGGTGTCGAAGTCGTCGGCTATTGGGGCGAGGCCGTCGCGGACGCCGAACACGCCAAGGCGCTGATCGCCGAGACCGGCGCGCACGGGCTGGCGGGCGACCTCTTCGTCGACGGCGCACTCGGTTCACGCACCGCGTGGCTGCGCGAGCCCTACACCGACGCCCCACACACCTGTGGCAACAGCTACCTCGATGCGGGCGCGATCACGGCCCATCTGCAGGCCTGCACCGAGGCGGGCATACCCGCCGGATTCCACGTGATCGGTGACGCGGCAGTCGGCGCAGTCGTCGACGCCGTGGCCACGGTCGTCGACCGGTTCGGGGGTCCGGCGACCGCGCGTTGCGGTCACCGCCTCGAGCATCTGGAGATGGTCGACGGCGACCAGGCCGTGCGCCTCGGGGCCGCCGGGGTGATCGCGAGCATGCAGCCCAACTTCGACGCGCTGTGGGGCGGTGGCGACGGCATGTATGCCCAGCGTCTCGGGCCTGATCGAGTCGGCAGGCTCAACCCGCTGGCGCTGTTAGCATCCGAAGGCGTGCCCCTCGCATTCGGTTCCGACAGCCCCGTCACGGGCATGAACCCGTGGGCAACCGTGCGCGCCGCGATCGAGCACCGGACGAGCGGCAGCGCGATATCGGCGCGCGCCGCGTTCGCCGCGGCGACCCGCGGCGGCTGGCGGGCCTGCGGGGTCCGCGACGGCATCACCGGCACCCTGGTACCGGGCGCCGCCGCCAGCTACGCGATCTGGGACGCCGACGGCCTCGAGGTCAGCGCTCCGGCAAATGCCGTGCAGCGGTGGTCGACCGACCCGCGGTCCCGGGTTCCCGCACTGCCTCGGCTGACCGCAGGCGCACAGTTGCCGCGGTGTCGCCGGACCGTGCACCGGGGTGTGACGATCCATGGCTAA
- a CDS encoding FxsA family protein has translation MAKRLFGIYALVELAVVIALVATIGFGWTVLLLLASFVVGLALAGSQLSRHVRRLRAGLDATTAHGALTDSVLVALGTVLVVVPGLASSVIGALLLLPPTRAVARPVLTAMAARRVPLVTAAAWSAGTAAYPGRRGDYIDGEVIDVTDDVTGDARGFDHHRLPPTA, from the coding sequence ATGGCTAAGCGGCTGTTCGGGATCTACGCACTGGTCGAATTGGCGGTGGTGATCGCCCTCGTGGCGACCATCGGTTTCGGCTGGACCGTGCTGTTGCTGCTGGCGTCGTTCGTCGTCGGCCTCGCATTGGCCGGCTCGCAGCTCAGCAGGCACGTGCGACGGCTCCGCGCCGGACTCGACGCCACCACTGCCCACGGCGCGCTCACCGACAGCGTGCTGGTGGCGCTCGGCACGGTGCTGGTGGTGGTTCCCGGCCTGGCCAGTTCGGTGATCGGTGCGCTGCTGCTGCTCCCGCCGACGCGCGCGGTGGCCCGCCCGGTGCTCACCGCGATGGCCGCCCGCCGCGTGCCGCTGGTCACAGCTGCGGCGTGGTCTGCCGGTACCGCCGCATACCCCGGGCGTCGGGGCGACTACATTGACGGCGAAGTCATCGATGTCACCGACGATGTCACCGGGGACGCTCGCGGCTTCGACCACCATCGCCTGCCGCCTACGGCCTAG
- a CDS encoding PPOX class F420-dependent oxidoreductase: MSPAFEDVYREKYLLLTTFTKDGKPKPTAVWGVPDGDRLLIITDDGSWKTKRINNAPRVTIQKCGVLGAPKGDPVEAVARNLPKSETRRVFNAIIRRYWNHAWYFVPQALLRGGIDKVHSAIEVRAAG, encoded by the coding sequence ATGTCACCCGCCTTCGAGGACGTCTACCGCGAGAAGTACCTGCTGCTGACCACCTTCACCAAGGACGGCAAGCCCAAGCCGACCGCTGTGTGGGGCGTCCCCGACGGCGACAGGCTGCTGATCATCACCGACGACGGGTCGTGGAAGACCAAGCGCATCAACAACGCCCCGCGGGTCACCATCCAGAAGTGCGGTGTGCTCGGCGCCCCGAAGGGGGATCCGGTCGAGGCGGTGGCCCGCAACCTGCCGAAGTCCGAGACCCGGCGGGTGTTCAACGCGATCATCCGGCGGTATTGGAACCATGCCTGGTACTTCGTGCCACAGGCGCTCCTGCGTGGCGGCATCGACAAGGTGCACAGTGCCATCGAGGTGCGCGCCGCGGGCTGA
- a CDS encoding PPOX class F420-dependent oxidoreductase: MALTFDDVAKANYLLLTTFTKDGRPKPTAIWAAPSPEGLVVITQETSWKVKRIRNTPRGTVAVCDVRGNPKSEAVEAVAEILPRSANGATYDAIGKRYGLLGKTFNLFSKLRGGMQNNVSLLLKPAS; the protein is encoded by the coding sequence ATGGCTCTCACCTTCGACGATGTCGCCAAGGCCAACTACCTCCTGCTGACCACGTTCACCAAGGACGGCAGGCCCAAGCCGACCGCGATTTGGGCCGCGCCATCCCCCGAGGGGCTCGTCGTGATCACGCAGGAGACGTCCTGGAAGGTCAAGCGCATCCGCAACACGCCCAGGGGCACCGTCGCGGTGTGCGATGTGCGCGGCAATCCGAAGAGCGAGGCCGTCGAGGCCGTCGCCGAGATCCTGCCCAGATCGGCCAACGGCGCCACCTACGACGCGATCGGCAAGCGCTACGGCCTGCTGGGCAAGACCTTCAACCTCTTCTCCAAGCTGCGCGGTGGCATGCAGAACAATGTTTCGCTCCTGCTGAAACCGGCTAGCTGA